Genomic window (Pseudomonas xantholysinigenes):
CGATGAACACCAGCGAGGTGAACAGCATGACCATGGTGTCGTTGGTCGCTTGCCAGATCTCGACCCAGTCGACGTTGGCGAAGTAGTTCAGGATATCCATCAGCGCAGTACCTCCATATGTACGTCAGCCGCCGTGAAGCGGGCGAACGCCGCTTCCATGTCGCCACCCATCAGAGCGAGGGTCAGCTGGCCATAAGGAATGTCCTTGATGCGGTCGATGCGCCCGGCCAGGATGCTGTAGTCCACCCCGGTCTCGCGGGCCACGGTGCCCAGCAGTGGCGCGTAGGTGGCGTCACCCTGGAAGGTCAGGCGCACGATGCGCCCCGGTACGTGGGCGAAGTCGTCGCGTTGCTCGTTTTCGTCGACCTGCTCGTCTTCCTGGACGAAGCGCTTGGTGGTGGCGTGCTGCGGGTGCAGGAACACCTCGGCCACCGGGCCTTGCTCGACGATCTGCCCGGCATCCATCACCGCCACGCGGTCGCAGACCCGGCGAATCACGTCCATTTCATGGGTGATCAGCACGATGGTCAGCTTCAGCTCGCGGTTGATCTCCGCCAGCAGTTGCAGCACCGAGGCGGTGGTTTGCGGATCGAGGGCACTGGTGGCCTCGTCGCACAGCAGGATCTTCGGGTTGGTGGACAGGGCGCGGGCGATGCCGACGCGCTGCTTCTGCCCGCCCGACAGTTGGGCCGGATACTTTTTGGCGTGGTCCTGCAGGCCGACGCGGGCGAGCAGTTCGGTCACGCGCTTGTCGATCTGCGCGCGCGGCAGCTCGCCGGCCAGCACCAGGGGCAAGGCGACGTTGTCGGCGACGGTCTTGGAGGCCAGCAGGTTGAAGTGCTGGAAGATCATCCCGACCTGCTGGCGGAAGCTGCGCAGCTGATTGGCGTCGAAGGCGGTGACGTCTTCGCCGTCGACGACGATCTTGCCGCCGGAGGGCTCCTCGAGGCGGTTGATCAGGCGCAGCATGGTGCTCTTGCCGGCGCCGGAGTGGCCGATCAGGCCGAACACCTGGCCATCTTCGATGGTCAGGCTGGTCGGGTTCAGGGCCGGGATATCCCTACCGGCGACGCGGTAGGTCTTGTGGACGTTTTGAAACTCGATCACTGAGCGAACCTTGTGGGGCGCATGGAAATTGGGCTGGCGGTGTGCCGGGGTGGCGCATTTTAGCCTTTTTCGATAGCGGTACTTATCACTTATTTCCGATTGATCCAACTCGCCGGGCATAACGCGACAACCGGTAATCCAGATTGAACGCTCGCCGCGACGCCTCAGTCACTACTTCAACCAGCCCCCAGGGGCAGCCTGAAGACTGATGAGGAGAGCCGGACATGGCCAGCAAGAACACGCCGGAACCACGCGCAAGCCAGGTGGCGGGCACCCAGACACCCGATCGGGCCAACACCAACGCCAAGTTGCAGAGTCTGGAACACTTCCGCAGCGACGCCAGCGGCCAGGCGCTACGGACCAACCAGGGGGTGAAGGTTGCCGACAATCAGAACAGCCTCAAGGCCGGAGCCCGTGGGCCCTCGCTGCTCGAAGACTTCATCATGCGCGAGAAGATCACCCACTTTGACCACGAGCGCATCCCCGAGCGCATCGTTCATGCCCGTGGCACCGGGGCTCACGGCTATTTCCAGAGCTACGGCTGTCACGCCGAACTGACCAAGGCCGGTTTCCTCCAGGACCCGGACGCCATCACCCCGGTGTTCGTGCGTTTTTCCACCGTGCAGGGGCCGCGCGGCTCCGGCGACACGGTGCGTGACGTGCGCGGCTTTGCGGTGAAGTTCTACACCGACGAGGGCAATTTCGACCTGGTCGGCAACAACATGCCGGTTTTTTTCATCCAGGATGCCATCAAGTTCCCGGACTTCGTTCACGCGGTGAAGCCTGAACCGCATAACGAGATGCCCACCGGCGGCTCGGCCCACGATACGTTCTGGGACTTCGTTTCGCTGGTGCCGGAGTCGGCGCACATGGTGATCTGGGCCATGTCCGACCGTGCCATCCCGCGCAGCCTGCGCATGATGGAAGGCTTTGGCGTGCATACCTTCCGGCTGATAAACGCCGACGGCGTGGCCAGTTTCGTCAAGTTCCACTGGAAGCCGCGCCAGGGCGTGCACTCGGTGCTGTGGGACGAAGCCCAGAAGCTGGCCGGCAAGGACGCCGACTACCACCGTCGCGACCTATGGGATGCGATCGAGACCGGGCACTACCCGGAGTGGGAGCTGGGCGTGCAGATTGTCCCCGAGGCCGACGAGCACAAGTTCGAGTTCGACCTGCTCGACCCGACCAAGCTCATCCCCGAGGAGCTGGTGCCGGTGACGCCGCTGGGCAAGATGGTGCTCGACCGCAATCCGGATAACTTCTTCGCCGAAGTGGAGCAGATCGCCTTCTGCCCGGGGCATATCGTGCCGGGCATCGACTTTACCAACGACCCGTTGCTGCAAGGCCGGCTGTTCTCCTATACCGATACGCAGATCAGCCGCCTGGGTGGGCCGAACTTCCACGAAATCCCCATCAACCGGCCGATTGCCGCCAACCACAGCAGCCAGCGCGATGCCATGCACCGCATGACCATCGACAAGGGGCGTGCGTCCTACGAACCCAATTCGATCGATGGCGGCTGGCCGAAGGAAACTCCGCCGGCTGCGCGCGATGGCGGTTTCGAGAGTTACCAGGAGCGTATCGATGCGCACAAGATCCGCCAGCGCAGCGAGTCGTTCGGCGATCACTTCTCCCAGGCGCGGCTGTTCTTTCACAGCATGAGCGCCAGCGAGCAGCAGCACATCATCAAGGCCTACAGCTTCGAGCTGGGCAAGGTGGAGCGTGAGGAGATTCGTGCCCGGGAGGTGAACGAGATCCTGGCCAACATCGATCTCAAGCTGGCGGCGGCGGTGGCGGCCAACCTCGGGCTACCCGTGCCGAAGGCCGGGACGGTCAAGGTCAAGGACAGCAAGCCCGGCCAGTCCAAGGCCTTGAGCCAGATGAACCACCCCGGTGATATCGGCATCAGCGGGCGCAAAGTTGCTGTTTTGGTGGCCGATGGCGTGGACGCGGCGAGCGTCGACAAGGTGGTCAAGGCGCTAGAAGCGCAACGTGCGCGGCCGATGCTGCTGGGGCCGACTTCGGCGGCGGTGAAAACTGCCGATGGCAAGGCGCTTGCGGTGGATGCATCGATGGAGGGCATGCCGTCGGTGATGTTCGACGGGGTCTGGGTCCCAGCGGGCAAGGCATCGTTGCAAGCATTGGAGAGCAGTGGCGTGGCCAAGCACTTCCTGCTCGAGGCCTACAAGCACCTCAAGCCCATGGGGTTGGCGGTGGATGCCAAGCTGCTGCTGAACAAGCTGGGGTTGCAGGAGGATGCTGGATTATTGCTGGGCGATGATCGGAAGACGTTCGAGGCCTTCTTCAAGGCGGTCGAGGGGCATCGGGTGTGGGCGCGGGAGGCGGCGGTCGAGGCTATTCCTGCATAAGCAAGGCCGCTCCTACAGGGATTTCGCGGTCACCTGTAGGAGCGGCCTTGTGTCGCGATGGGGCGCGCAGCGGCCCCGAAAAATCTCACTTCAGGTGGGGAACCAGCACCACCTGAGCCGGCAGCGAACGCTGGATCTCATGGGTCTGCTGCAACGCGAAGCCGCTGTCGAGCTTGCGCACGCGTTTCTCCAGCAGGGTCTTGAGCCACGGCGCGTCCTGGGTGCGCGGCACCTGGAAGACCACCTCGCACTGGTAGTTCACCACGTCGGCGGCGATGTCATCGAGCTGGCGACGCAGGGCGCGGCTGTCGGTGGTCTGCAGCGCCACCACGGTAGACGGCGCGGCCGGGTCGATCAGGCGTGCCTTGGGCTTGGCTTCGGCGGCCTTGAGTGCGGCCTCGGCCTTTTCCAGTTCGGCCTTGCGTGCCTGGGCCATGGCGTCACCACCGGTCAGCGCGGGCGCTTGCGGCATCAACGCACGGGCACGGGCCAGGGCGGTGGCGGCAGCGTTCACATCGCCCTTTTGCAGCACGATCTGGCTGCGTTGCAGATAGGCTTCGGCCAGCTGGCGCTGGTGCGGCTCGACCCGCGGATCGTTTGGAGCCTGCGCCTGCAGCGCGGCCAACTGGTCCTCGGCGGTGGCCAGCTCGCTGCTGGCGATGCTTTGTTCCAGCTGCTGCCAGGCATCCGGTTGAGCAGGCGCGCTCGGCTGTTCTGCCGGGGTGCTGGAGCACGCAGCCAGGAACAGGGAAAACGCGGCAACAAGCAGATAACGTGAGGCGAACGGCTTCATTCCTGCGACTCTCTATTTGCGCAAAAAGCGAGCAAGTCTACACCCAGGTGCGCACGCTCGAAAACAAGTCCTACAGACCTGCAACCGGTGAAAAGGTTGCAGGATGCGCTTGCGCGCATCCAGATATTTCAGCGTTTGGGCAACGCCAGGCTCAGCAAGAATAGCACTGCCGCGCAGACCACGATCGACGGTCCGGCCGGGGTGTCCTTGAACCACGACAGCGCTAGGCCGCCGCACACTGCGGTAACACCCAGCAGGCTGGCGCCCAGGGCCATCTGTTCCGGCGAGCGGGCGTGACGTTGTGCCGCGGCGGCCGGAATGATCAGCAACGAGGTGATCAGCAGCACGCCGACGATCTTCATCGCCACCGCGATCACCACCGCGATCAGCAGCATCAACGCCAGGCGCAGGCCCGCCACCGGCAGGCCCTCGACCATGGCCAGCTCTTCGTGCACGGTCACGG
Coding sequences:
- the katE gene encoding catalase HPII, which encodes MASKNTPEPRASQVAGTQTPDRANTNAKLQSLEHFRSDASGQALRTNQGVKVADNQNSLKAGARGPSLLEDFIMREKITHFDHERIPERIVHARGTGAHGYFQSYGCHAELTKAGFLQDPDAITPVFVRFSTVQGPRGSGDTVRDVRGFAVKFYTDEGNFDLVGNNMPVFFIQDAIKFPDFVHAVKPEPHNEMPTGGSAHDTFWDFVSLVPESAHMVIWAMSDRAIPRSLRMMEGFGVHTFRLINADGVASFVKFHWKPRQGVHSVLWDEAQKLAGKDADYHRRDLWDAIETGHYPEWELGVQIVPEADEHKFEFDLLDPTKLIPEELVPVTPLGKMVLDRNPDNFFAEVEQIAFCPGHIVPGIDFTNDPLLQGRLFSYTDTQISRLGGPNFHEIPINRPIAANHSSQRDAMHRMTIDKGRASYEPNSIDGGWPKETPPAARDGGFESYQERIDAHKIRQRSESFGDHFSQARLFFHSMSASEQQHIIKAYSFELGKVEREEIRAREVNEILANIDLKLAAAVAANLGLPVPKAGTVKVKDSKPGQSKALSQMNHPGDIGISGRKVAVLVADGVDAASVDKVVKALEAQRARPMLLGPTSAAVKTADGKALAVDASMEGMPSVMFDGVWVPAGKASLQALESSGVAKHFLLEAYKHLKPMGLAVDAKLLLNKLGLQEDAGLLLGDDRKTFEAFFKAVEGHRVWAREAAVEAIPA
- a CDS encoding PA5502 family lipoprotein — translated: MKPFASRYLLVAAFSLFLAACSSTPAEQPSAPAQPDAWQQLEQSIASSELATAEDQLAALQAQAPNDPRVEPHQRQLAEAYLQRSQIVLQKGDVNAAATALARARALMPQAPALTGGDAMAQARKAELEKAEAALKAAEAKPKARLIDPAAPSTVVALQTTDSRALRRQLDDIAADVVNYQCEVVFQVPRTQDAPWLKTLLEKRVRKLDSGFALQQTHEIQRSLPAQVVLVPHLK
- a CDS encoding methionine ABC transporter ATP-binding protein — encoded protein: MIEFQNVHKTYRVAGRDIPALNPTSLTIEDGQVFGLIGHSGAGKSTMLRLINRLEEPSGGKIVVDGEDVTAFDANQLRSFRQQVGMIFQHFNLLASKTVADNVALPLVLAGELPRAQIDKRVTELLARVGLQDHAKKYPAQLSGGQKQRVGIARALSTNPKILLCDEATSALDPQTTASVLQLLAEINRELKLTIVLITHEMDVIRRVCDRVAVMDAGQIVEQGPVAEVFLHPQHATTKRFVQEDEQVDENEQRDDFAHVPGRIVRLTFQGDATYAPLLGTVARETGVDYSILAGRIDRIKDIPYGQLTLALMGGDMEAAFARFTAADVHMEVLR